The genome window TCTCCTCATGATAAGACTAGCTTACAGGTAAGAAGTACTCATCCCgcaccagggcttccctagtggctcaaggatctgcctgcaataacccctgggtcgggaagatcccctggaagaggaaatggcaacccactccagtattcttgcctggaaaatcccacagacagaggagcctggtgggctacagtccatggggtcccaaagagtcagacatgactaagtgactgattgtgcgcatgcgcgcacacacacacacacaccaacggCCATGACACTTCTAATCTAAGCTAAAAGGGGACAGAAATCCCCCCTCCCTTCGGGAAAATAGAGCTGGGCTGAAAATCAGGAAAGATGACTTCCTTCCCCAGTGACTATTCCACCCCTTCATTTGTATGCCCCTCATAACCATCTTGCCAAAGAGGCCTGGTGTGGCAGCTCCTCCCCTGTCTGCCTGTTCTCCTTCTGAGAGTGTACTCTTGCTTAAATAagctttcactttactttcttaacctctctgcttCACCTCCAAATTCTTTTGCAACGAAGAAAGAATCTCAAATTCACCAGCAGCACATTTAATAGAAGCAGCTTTAACACCAGGGAGACCTTACAATGTGCTTCATCCATTCACCAGGCATTTATTAACCACATactcttgggcctccctggtggctcagcagtcaagaatccggctgccaatgcaggaaacacaggctcgatctctgggtggggaagatcccctggagaaggaaatggcaacccactccaatattcttgcctggaaaatcccatggacaaaagagcctggcgggctacagtccatggggtcacaaaagagtgggacacaacttagcagctataCAACGGGGTCAGGCAGCATACAGAGCTCAGGATGCAGAGATGACAAGACAAGGTCCCTGCTCTCAGGGCTCACAGTTTAGTTGCCTCTGCATATCCACAGGCACTACGCAATGTTATGTGTTTGTGTCAGAAATCTCTGGGGTCACAAGAAATGAATGGCGGTGCTAGGAAATTCAGCAGGCAGATgtggggggtagggtggggagaaggaattCCAGGGGGAGGAAGAAGTATGGACACGTGTAGGTGGGCAAGGCTTGTGTGGTCTGGAAACCATATTGGGCTTGTTATGGCCAGTGAGGGCTGGGCATATAAGACAGGACATTTTGTCATGTAGCTTACCCAGACTGGTAGGTGGCCAGACAGGCTCACAACTCTCAGAAGAAGCAGGAACTagtcagaactttaaaaaaaaaaaatggatagggCACTAAGAATTTGCAcaaaagggaaagagaatttGGGGTTGGAGGCATCCAAGGAGGCTTGGTGGGCTGGATGGATTGCAGTGATAGGAGAACATTCCAGAAGAAAGGGGcagagtgggtgtgtgtgtgtgcataagaATAATGCTATGGAGTAAGACAAGCTCATTCTCATAGATCAGAGGGGCCCCAAGAAGCTGGGATGGCAACAgctagtgtgtgagtgtgtgttggtATTAGGATGGGGGGCAGGCAGTGAGGGGAAGTGAGTGACATGTGATGTACAAGTCCCAAGCTGGGTTGGATTTGGAGGACACCATGTGGAAAGCCAGGGGTAACTTTGGCACACCTTCCTTGATTTAAGTTGTcttaggcagaggaaccagagatcaaagtgccaacatttggtggatcatcgaaaaagcaagacagttccagaaaaacatctgtttctgctttattgactatgccaaagcctttgactgtgtggatcacaacaaactgtggaaaattctgaaagagatgggaataccagaccacctgacctgcctcttgagaaacctatatgcaggtcaggaagcaacagttagaactggacatggaacaacagattggttccaaataggaaaaggagtacgtcaaggctgtatattgtcaccctgcttatttaagttctatgcagagtacatcacgagaaacgctgggctagaagaagcacaagctggaatcaagattgctgggagaaatatcaataacctcagatatgcagatgacaccacccttatggcagaaagtgaagaggaactaaaaagcctcttgatgaaagtgaaagaagagagtgaaaaagttgacttaaagctcaacattcagaaaacgaagatcatggcatctggtcccatcacttcatggcaaatagatggggaaacagtggaaacagtggctgactttattgttcttggctccaaaatcactgtagatggtgattgcagccatgaaattaaaagatgcttactctttggaaggaaagttatgaccaacctagatagtatattcaaaagcagagacattactttgccaacaaaggtccatctagtcaatgctatggtttttccagtggtcatgtatggatgtgagagttggactgtgaagaaagctgagtgccgaagaattgatgcttttgaactgtggtgttggagaagactcttgagagtcccttggactgtaaggaggtccagtcagtccatcctaaaggagatcagtcctgggtgttcattggaaggaccgatattgaagctgacactccaatactttggccacctcttgcgaagagttgactcattggaaaagactgatgctgggagggattgggggcaggaggagaaggggatgacagaggatgagatggctggatggcatcactgactcgatgggcgtgagtctgagtgaactccgggagttggtgatggacagggaggcctggcgtgctgtgattcatggggtggcaaagaggtggacatgactgagtgactgaactgaactgaacacttttgCAGTaagacatttattatttaaatcaatctgaaaaaagacaaaatacacatagatttttcttaagataaaaaaataataaaaattctaagaaatCACAACTGCCTCCCAAAGGGCCTCCTTGGTGTGGGAATCCTCTCATGGCCATTAGGGTGGCTAAAGATAAGATCTGAGACACCCTGACATTCTTGGTGGATTTAACTGTTGTGTCAGCTCTGTGAGTTAGAGAGGGTCACACCTACATACGAGAAAACAAGCCCAGCGAAGGTGTGTAATGTGCTCAAGGCCACACGGCTCATGAGCAGCAGAATCAGAAGTCAAACCAAGTTCTGGGTCCAGGTCCAATTCCTTTCTGCAACAGCCTGAGCAGTTGATATATGAAGTATGGAggaaaataaagctgaaataggCTGGTGCTAAATCCCAAAGTTTCTTGAAAGCCAGGTTGAAATAAAGGTTGCAAGCCAAAAAGAACGTCCATGGCTCGCTAGGGTTAGATCCAAGAGGTGAGAAGAAGTGAGGCAATATGGCCCCAGGAGATCTAGTCATTCTCATCCTGGCTTCTTTGGGGCCCCTCTGATCCCTGAGACTGGGCATGACCTGTACTGAGCAATGGCATTGTCCTCATGGTAGTAGCAGGAACCAtgcctctttttctgtttgttttctatttagtgTTGTTGTGCCAGGCCCTCAGAATCACTGACCAGCCCCTTTCTGGAAATGAATGCTAGAGAAagggtgttggccatctgtaacTTCTCCCAAGGTGCCCTTGCCACGCAGAGGATATATCCTGTTGCCGATGCAATGGGAGAGATCAGTGTTACTggttctgaaaggaaatcaatgcaGAGTAAGAACTGCTGGGGGCAGTTGCAATTTTCTAGATCTATTACTTTCCATTTGGACATTGGCAAGACAAAACATTGTGTTGCTATGAAAATCAAAGAGATTTATCTTCTTTTCATTGTAGGAAAACAACAACTCCATAAAGGACCCCCAAATGGCAACTcaagggcttcctagatggctcagtggtaaagactctgcctgctaatacaagagacacaagagactcaggttcgatccctgggtcacgaagatcccctggaggaggaaatggcaagccactccagtattcttgcctaggaaatcccgtgaacagaggcgcccggtgggctacagtccatggggtcgcaaagagtgggacatgactgagcaactgaagacaAAGGCAGGCAAATGGGAACTGGTGGACATAAAAGGGACAGGGTTATCTGTGGCTTGCAGCAAGTGGAAACTGCTCGTTTGCCTAGGAGATGGTGGTTACACTTTGCAGCTGAATAGCactgtctttcttcctttccttttctttctttagaatgCATTGAGAGAGTTTATTGAGAAACCAGTCAACATCCTGGAGATCCTCAGGCCACCTCAAGTACTGCCGTTTCTGGACGAACCCTCTGATGGACTGATGCTTCATCAGATGGAACTGGGACAgggaccccaccaccaccatgatgAGGGCGCTGTTGAGGTCAGCTAAGCACCTGCTCTGGGCGTAACTGAAGGCTTCGAGGCACCACCCGTCTCTAAGGAAGTGTCTGCTCACGAGACAGACAATCTTCCTGCTGCTCCACACGGCATCCTGGATGTTGGCGATGTGGTTTTCCCCGGGCATAAAGTCTCTTTCTTCAAAGCACAGGTTAAATCTGTTCTGGCTGCTGTACTGGACATCCAGGTGTTTGAGCAAAGCATTCTGCACCCATTCAAAGTCTTTGCTACTGAAGCACAAATAGGCATCATATTTGTATGTATCTGATTCTCTTCCCTTGATGGGGTCCTTCAACAGCAGACTCTGGGCTTTCTTATAACAGATGAAACAAAACCCCCGGAACTTTGTAACCGTGAGGATGGTCACGAGGAACAGAGTCAAGGTGACAGTGAACAAGATGAAAAGGGAAAACTTTAGGGACTCTAAAAATTCTTCTTCTTCGCAACCTTCTGTGGAAAGACTGTAAATGGAAACCCCAGCCAGAGAGTTTGGGTACATGCAGTACATGTCTGCTGGAGACCCAGATATTGTGATATTGGTTTGATTGACCCAATGGATAAAAGCACTAAGTTCACAATCACAGATGAATTTGTTATGAGTTATGTCCATGGCACTCAGTGATGCAAATAAATCAGGATCAGGAGAGAGGAGCTGGTTTCCAGATATATCCAGGATCTCTAAGTTAGCAGGTAAGTCGCCAGGAGAAAGAACAGTCAGCCTGTTGTCTTTGAGGCTGAGTCCCCTCAGTGCAGTCAGATGATGAAATACTCCTGGTGGAAGGAAATTCAGGTAGTTTTTATTCAGATAGAGGAGCTGGAGATGAGAAAGCCCCTTAAAAATATCCCAGCACGACTCGGTTTCCCAGGCAAGTTGCAACATATTTTCTCCAAGGAAAAGCTTTTCTAGGCTGGGATTCTCTGAAGGGGCATGGTTTTGCTGACAAAAGGAAAAGCGATTTTGATTTAAAATGAGAATCTGGAGATGAggtacctggagaaggaagtagagaTCATTCAGATTTTCTAGCCTATTCTCTGATAATTGGATCAAATTGGCTGTAAGTGGGATGTTTGGCAAAGTCACCAGCTTATTGCCACTCAAGAAGATATTAGGAATgcttggaagaaaataaattgttttaagaGCATTATCCCGGAGGTCCAGGGTATTTAATTTCCCCAGGAATTTGAATGTTTTGTCCTGAATGATCCCAATGTGATTCTTCTGCAGGTCAATATAGGCTACCTTAGGTAGTCCATCGAAATCATAATTATATAATTCCCCAAGGAGGTTATATGATATATTGAGAACTTGGAGGTTGTCGAGTCCATAAAATGCATTCCTCGAAATACTGTTTATCTTGTTGTAGGCAAGGTTTAGGACCTTCAGCTCCTGGAGCATTTCAAAGACTCCGGAGTTCAGGGagaagatatacccatgtgaaatGTCCAGCTGTATCATCGAGCTCCTGGCTAGCCCAGCAAAGGTGTGCTGGTCAGGATCCTTCAGGTTGGAGAAGCCAAACGAAGAACCCATAATGTGATGGGTAAGAACCAAAGAGAAAATCTGGCTCCCATTGATGGCATTGCtgaagtttctcatgatgtccacCCCCCAGCCATTG of Capricornis sumatraensis isolate serow.1 chromosome 14, serow.2, whole genome shotgun sequence contains these proteins:
- the TLR5 gene encoding toll-like receptor 5, whose translation is MGDCLDLLLGVVLLTSPALGISSCFFDGWRALYLSCNLTQVPQVPNTTKSLLLSFNYIRTVRTTSFPFLEQLQLLELGTQFTSLTIYREAFRNLPNLRILDLGGSQIDFLHPDAFQGLPHLTELRLFFCGLSDAVLKDGYFRNLASLTRLDLSKNQIQSLYLHPSFRELNSLKSIDFSLNQIPIVCEQEFKPLQGKTLSFLSLADNHLYSRVSVDWKKCLNPFRNMVLETLDVSGNGWGVDIMRNFSNAINGSQIFSLVLTHHIMGSSFGFSNLKDPDQHTFAGLARSSMIQLDISHGYIFSLNSGVFEMLQELKVLNLAYNKINSISRNAFYGLDNLQVLNISYNLLGELYNYDFDGLPKVAYIDLQKNHIGIIQDKTFKFLGKLNTLDLRDNALKTIYFLPSIPNIFLSGNKLVTLPNIPLTANLIQLSENRLENLNDLYFLLQVPHLQILILNQNRFSFCQQNHAPSENPSLEKLFLGENMLQLAWETESCWDIFKGLSHLQLLYLNKNYLNFLPPGVFHHLTALRGLSLKDNRLTVLSPGDLPANLEILDISGNQLLSPDPDLFASLSAMDITHNKFICDCELSAFIHWVNQTNITISGSPADMYCMYPNSLAGVSIYSLSTEGCEEEEFLESLKFSLFILFTVTLTLFLVTILTVTKFRGFCFICYKKAQSLLLKDPIKGRESDTYKYDAYLCFSSKDFEWVQNALLKHLDVQYSSQNRFNLCFEERDFMPGENHIANIQDAVWSSRKIVCLVSRHFLRDGWCLEAFSYAQSRCLADLNSALIMVVVGSLSQFHLMKHQSIRGFVQKRQYLRWPEDLQDVDWFLNKLSQCILKKEKERKKDSAIQLQSVTTIS